The following are encoded together in the Ictalurus punctatus breed USDA103 chromosome 1, Coco_2.0, whole genome shotgun sequence genome:
- the gbx1 gene encoding homeobox protein GBX-1, whose translation MQRPSGPGTAFSIDSLIGTPQPRPGHLLYTGYPMFMPYRPLVIPQALSHSPLPSAIPPLAPLASFAGRLTNTFCASLGQGMPSMVALTTTLPGFSEPADGFYPPQEITGPRLSADAAIGRQESPHEELHARDKAAELLNFSETFQTVAGETKLYSSDDEKLDLKSAEAACSEREDSSGDSENESFSDGHSCGSKSKLKAGSHEPLSSTSTAAAAAAAAAAGASSAGKSRRRRTAFTSEQLLELEKEFHCKKYLSLTERSQIAHALKLSEVQVKIWFQNRRAKWKRIKAGNVNSRSGEPVRNPKIVVPIPVHVNRFAVRSQHQQIEQGARP comes from the exons ATGCAGAGGCCGAGCGGTCCCGGCACGGCGTTTTCCATAGACTCGTTAATCGGCACTCCGCAGCCGCGGCCGGGCCACTTGCTCTACACGGGCTACCCGATGTTCATGCCGTATCGACCGCTCGTGATCCCGCAAGCCCTGTCTCACTCGCCATTACCGTCGGCCATTCCTCCCCTCGCGCCTCTGGCGTCCTTCGCCGGCCGGTTAACCAACACGTTCTGCGCGAGCTTGGGCCAGGGCATGCCTTCCATGGTGGCCCTCACCACCACGCTCCCGGGATTCTCAGAGCCCGCGGATGGTTTCTACCCACCTCAGGAGATCACCGGGCCCAGGTTAAGCGCAGACGCGGCGATCGGGCGCCAGGAGAGTCCGCACGAAGAGCTGCACGCGCGCGACAAGGCAGCCGAGCTCCTCAACTTCTCGGAAACTTTTCAGACCGTGGCAG GTGAGACTAAACTGTACAGCTCGGACGATGAGAAGCTCGACCTGAAGTCCGCCGAGGCGGCGTGCAGCGAGCGCGAGGACAGCTCGGGAGACAGCGAGAACGAGAGCTTCTCGGACGGCCACAGCTGCGGCTCCAAGAGCAAACTGAAAGCGGGCTCGCACGAGCCTCTGAGCTCCACGTCTACGGCGgcagcggcggcggcggcggcagCGGCGGGCGCGTCTTCGGCGGGCAAGAGCCGGCGGCGAAGGACAGCGTTCACGAGCGAGCAGCTGCTCGAGCTGGAGAAGGAGTTCCACTGCAAGAAGTACCTGTCGTTGACCGAGCGCTCGCAGATCGCGCACGCGCTCAAGCTCAGCGAGGTGCAGGTGAAGATCTGGTTCCAGAACCGGCGCGCGAAGTGGAAGCGCATCAAGGCGGGGAACGTGAACAGCCGCTCCGGTGAGCCCGTGCGCAACCCAAAGATCGTCGTGCCCATCCCGGTGCACGTGAACCGCTTCGCCGTCAGGAGTCAGCACCAGCAGATCGAGCAAGGCGCGAGGCCGTGA